In a single window of the Drosophila albomicans strain 15112-1751.03 chromosome 3, ASM965048v2, whole genome shotgun sequence genome:
- the LOC127565705 gene encoding putative protein DDB_G0292252 translates to MAEGCEDSAGATESTTSQYKLDKMLGTVLPCEAAVVATPGSSSSSSNNNSSSSNIVKREFCDGNIMPGASVNNNNSSASNNNNNNNNNNNTKLQALICAGSNNNNNNSNNNNINNNNSTNNNANSNNTNSSSSSSSSSSSCSSTSSSSSASTLTSCTTAAIVPSNCSTNANKSPGSPYSQSGIGMTMGMGMGMGMGMGIGVALASPMRDVSPLPSRCSPAAVAAQSPCEGATPSSPPSDSSNNSSHVLALNIKTESVSR, encoded by the coding sequence ATGGCCGAGGGCTGCGAGGACTCTGCCGGCGCCACAGAATCCACCACGTCACAGTACAAGCTAGACAAGATGTTGGGCACGGTGTTGCCTTGTGAGGCGGCCGTTGTCGCGACGcccggcagcagcagcagcagtagcaacaacaacagcagcagcagcaatattgTGAAGCGAGAGTTTTGCGATGGCAACATTATGCCTGGTGCTAGtgtcaataacaacaatagctccgccagcaataacaacaataacaataacaacaacaacaataccaaaTTGCAGGCATTGATATGcgctggcagcaacaacaataacaacaacagcaacaacaacaacattaacaacaacaacagcactaATAACAACGCCAACTCAAATAatacgaacagcagcagcagctcatcatcctcctcctcatcgtgCTCATCCACATCATCGAGCTCATCGGCCAGCACACTGACCAGTTGCACCACCGCGGCCATAGTGCCCTCCAATTGCTCCACAAATGCCAATAAATCGCCCGGTTCCCCCTACTCCCAGAGTGGCATCGGCATGACCATGGGAATGGGCATGGGcatggggatggggatgggcATTGGTGTCGCCCTCGCCAGCCCGATGCGTGATGTCAGTCCGCTGCCCAGCCGATGTTCGCCGGCAGCTGTTGCCGCACAGTCGCCATGTGAAGGTGCCACGCCCTCGTCGCCGCCATCTGACTCCTCGAACAATTCGTCGCATGTGCTGGCGCTCAACATTAAGACCGAGTCGGTGAGTCGCTAA